A single window of Longimicrobiaceae bacterium DNA harbors:
- a CDS encoding non-canonical purine NTP pyrophosphatase — MTRRRLVLASRNPDKLREIREILADYPEFDIIGLDDAGIPESPEEDALEEFETFEENALAKARYFAARTRELTLADDSGICVDALDGRPGVHSRRFAQGPELRGLAQDRANNELLLRLLADKGEGERGGQYVSAAAVVQPDGREMVFRGTTPGGVLPEARGTGGFGYDPLFYLPQEGLTFGELDPVRKNLISHRGEAVRKAADALRRGVDGPQGAA; from the coding sequence GTGACGCGCCGCCGGCTCGTCCTCGCCAGCCGCAACCCCGACAAGCTGCGCGAGATACGCGAGATCCTCGCCGATTACCCGGAGTTCGACATCATAGGCCTCGACGATGCCGGCATCCCCGAGTCGCCGGAGGAAGACGCGCTGGAGGAGTTTGAGACGTTCGAGGAGAACGCCCTCGCCAAGGCGCGCTACTTCGCCGCGCGCACGCGCGAGCTGACGCTGGCGGACGACTCCGGCATCTGCGTCGATGCGCTGGACGGGCGGCCCGGCGTCCACTCTCGCCGTTTCGCGCAGGGTCCGGAGCTTCGCGGCCTCGCGCAGGACCGCGCCAACAACGAACTGCTGCTTCGCCTGCTCGCCGACAAAGGGGAAGGGGAGCGCGGCGGCCAGTACGTCTCCGCCGCCGCCGTCGTGCAGCCGGACGGGCGCGAGATGGTCTTCCGCGGCACCACGCCCGGCGGCGTCCTGCCAGAGGCGCGGGGCACCGGCGGCTTCGGCTACGATCCGCTCTTCTACCTTCCGCAGGAAGGACTTACGTTCGGCGAGCTGGATCCGGTGCGGAAGAACCTGATCAGCCATCGGGGCGAAGCCGTCCGCAAAGCCGCCGACGCGCTCCGGCGCGGGGTTGACGGACCGCAGGGCGCGGCTTAG